The genomic interval GATAATTTTGAATGGGCCGAAGGATATCGGCCAAGATTCGGTTTGGTGCACATCGACTATCTTACACAAAAGCGCACAATCAAGTACTCCGGAAAATGGTTTAAAAATTTCTTAAAAAACTCCCCCTACTAGAAAATAATAAGCAATAGAGTTATTTATTTATTGCTAAATCGTTTTGTTTTTACTTTATTTGAAGACAAAATGAAAGTCGACATGACTACTAAACCTAAATTCACGGAAAAAAAATACCTCGTCACGCTTCTTTGTGTTACAACACTATTTATGCTATGGGGAGTTGCAATTACAATGGGTGATGTCCTGAATAAACATTTCCAGAATGTTCTTGGCGTAAGCAAATCAGAATCTGGTCTTGTCCAGTTTTCCATTTTTGGAGCGTATGCGATCATGGGAATACCTGCTGGCCTCTTCATGAAAAGATTTGGTTATAAAAACGGTGTTCTGCTTGGTTTATCGCTCTATGCGATAGGAGCATTTCTTTTTGTACCCGCCGCCAATGCTGAGTCTTTCAACTATTTTAGGATCGCGCTTTTTATCTTGGCGTGTGGATTAGCAACGCTGGAAACGGTAGCCCACCCCTTTGTTGCTGCATTAGGCAAGCAGCAAACTAGCGATCAGCGAATTAATTTCGCGCAATCATTCAATGGATTGGGTACGATTATAGGCCCGGTTATCGGAAGCTATTTTATCCTGCGAGGAAGTGGTGTGGATGGTTCTCTTGATTCTGTTAAAACACTTTACATTGTAATAGGCTGTGTAATTGCTGTTTTTGCAATCGTATTTTCAACACTGAAAATCCCAGCACTAGAGACAGATTCTACTCAGTTAACCCATTCAGACGACACGGTTAAACCAACTAACGTCAAAAAGAAACTATTTCAGCA from Pedobacter indicus carries:
- a CDS encoding sugar MFS transporter, which produces MTTKPKFTEKKYLVTLLCVTTLFMLWGVAITMGDVLNKHFQNVLGVSKSESGLVQFSIFGAYAIMGIPAGLFMKRFGYKNGVLLGLSLYAIGAFLFVPAANAESFNYFRIALFILACGLATLETVAHPFVAALGKQQTSDQRINFAQSFNGLGTIIGPVIGSYFILRGSGVDGSLDSVKTLYIVIGCVIAVFAIVFSTLKIPALETDSTQLTHSDDTVKPTNVKKKLFQHRHFKWAIAAQFFNAAAQGGTWAFFINYGHEIMGFSDELAGYYFALSMVFMTIGRFAGTFLMKYIAANKLLAIFAFANIVMCIIIGGAWGWPSFVALLMLNFFFSIMFPTIFSLGLKDLGTHTQQASSFIVMGVVGAAFFPYFMGTLADQYGISKAYYLPIICYFIIFLFGSRFYKVKG